In Bacteroidales bacterium, a genomic segment contains:
- a CDS encoding anhydro-N-acetylmuramic acid kinase has product MKRKYTVVGIMSGTSLDGLDLVLCRIEMKKGNWQFEVLSAKTIPYPEIWKHRLEMAASLNAAEFMQLHNEYGKYTGEQVKSFIEGFPGKVDLIASHGHTIFHQPEKRFTFQIGSGLTIAQECNILTISDFRSMDIALGGQGAPLVPAGDRQLFSEYDFCLNLGGFANISNEEKGTRIACDLCPVNFIANRYASEFKMEFDRDGLLGRKGSVHQLLVDELNNLEFYSYKGPKSLGREWVEQVFLPVISKYDIPIPDLLRSFYEHAAIQIAAWINRYPAGKVLTTGGGAYNTFLIELIRQKSGSEIILPDDTIIKFKEALIFAFLGVLRLLGEVNCYASVTGASQDSSGGVIFEPY; this is encoded by the coding sequence ATGAAAAGGAAATATACAGTGGTTGGCATAATGTCGGGAACAAGCCTTGATGGACTTGACCTTGTATTATGCAGGATTGAAATGAAAAAGGGAAACTGGCAGTTTGAGGTTCTTTCAGCCAAAACCATCCCTTATCCGGAGATCTGGAAACACAGGCTTGAAATGGCAGCTTCGCTGAACGCCGCTGAATTCATGCAGCTGCATAATGAATATGGAAAGTATACCGGTGAACAGGTTAAGAGTTTTATTGAGGGATTTCCCGGAAAGGTTGACCTTATTGCTTCTCATGGCCATACGATCTTTCATCAGCCCGAGAAAAGATTTACTTTCCAGATCGGATCAGGATTGACAATCGCTCAGGAATGCAATATTCTGACTATTTCAGACTTCCGGTCGATGGATATAGCCTTGGGAGGGCAGGGGGCTCCCCTGGTTCCTGCAGGCGACCGCCAGTTGTTTTCTGAATATGACTTCTGCCTCAACCTTGGCGGTTTTGCTAATATTTCAAATGAAGAAAAAGGAACACGTATAGCTTGTGACCTTTGTCCCGTAAACTTTATAGCTAACCGGTATGCATCGGAATTTAAAATGGAATTCGACAGGGATGGCCTGCTTGGAAGGAAAGGATCAGTTCATCAGCTGCTGGTTGACGAATTGAATAATCTTGAGTTCTATAGTTATAAAGGTCCTAAATCATTGGGAAGGGAATGGGTTGAACAGGTTTTCCTGCCGGTAATTTCAAAATATGATATTCCGATCCCAGATCTCCTGCGGTCTTTTTATGAACATGCTGCCATCCAGATCGCTGCCTGGATTAACCGGTACCCTGCCGGAAAAGTTTTGACCACAGGAGGAGGAGCCTACAATACGTTTCTGATTGAACTGATCCGCCAAAAGTCCGGGTCGGAGATCATATTGCCTGACGACACGATAATAAAATTTAAGGAAGCTCTCATATTTGCCTTCCTTGGTGTTTTGCGTTTGCTGGGAGAGGTGAATTGTTACGCATCAGTAACCGGTGCCTCGCAGGATTCGAGCGGGGGAGTAATTTTTGAACCGTATTAA
- a CDS encoding M23 family metallopeptidase, translating into MHNISLFLFLSGLFITTSAYSQSSNKEKTNKPQFVSPLDIPLFLSSNYGEYRAGHFHAGVDFKTQQVEGKNVYASDSGYVYRVVVLTGGYGNALYIKHPSGLITLYGHLSRFEPSIEKYVKEQQYHKKSFTVDLSPPENKFVFRKGQFIGWSGNSGGSFGAHLHFEVRDESGSVPLNPLLYGFDVKDKTRPELMWLMLYSKDTSSSVNGIRQNLSVKIKHTAKRDFIVPDTISVSGNIGLGLETYDFLDNTTNQCGPASIHVKVDNRPYFVCNIDSVSFDAANYINSYYDYGEMLRSGRKFQKLFIDPNNSLSIFKKAENRGILRFTDTKVHEIEITVTDTYGNQSELTFYLRPVHHIPEEIQADTTVAGHFNYDSLNVFENGQVRVSIPKNSLFDDIDFQYKETQNDSFRYSPVHSIHNRYTPLLSSYILSIKAAELPETLRHKAYLALRGSKGSWICQGGEYKNGYVTGRVRTFGDYIIAIDTVAPVIRPVSFKPQAKYKPDDVISFVIADTLSGIQKYSGYIDKSWCLFEYDAKNDLLSYKMDKSRLTRDRLHHLEIIVTDNKGNTAKYNGSFYF; encoded by the coding sequence ATGCATAATATTTCACTTTTTTTATTTCTTTCAGGGTTATTTATCACCACGTCTGCATATTCACAATCCTCAAACAAGGAAAAAACGAATAAGCCACAGTTCGTATCGCCACTCGACATTCCGCTGTTCCTGTCCAGTAATTACGGTGAATACCGGGCGGGTCATTTTCATGCGGGTGTCGATTTTAAAACTCAACAGGTAGAAGGAAAAAATGTTTACGCATCCGACAGCGGATATGTATATCGCGTGGTTGTGCTCACCGGTGGCTACGGGAATGCGCTTTATATAAAACATCCTTCAGGATTAATAACATTATACGGGCATTTGAGCAGGTTCGAACCTTCCATCGAAAAATATGTAAAGGAGCAGCAATACCATAAAAAGTCGTTCACGGTCGATCTTTCTCCTCCGGAGAATAAGTTTGTTTTCAGGAAAGGACAATTCATAGGCTGGTCGGGTAATTCCGGAGGTTCTTTCGGCGCGCACCTGCATTTTGAAGTCCGTGATGAATCCGGATCAGTGCCCTTGAATCCGTTGCTATACGGTTTCGATGTGAAAGATAAAACAAGGCCTGAATTGATGTGGCTCATGCTGTATTCAAAAGATACGTCAAGCTCAGTGAATGGCATCCGTCAGAATCTGTCGGTTAAAATAAAGCACACGGCCAAAAGGGACTTCATCGTTCCGGATACGATTTCAGTTAGCGGAAATATTGGTCTCGGACTTGAAACATACGATTTCCTGGATAATACAACGAATCAATGCGGACCCGCTTCAATTCATGTTAAGGTTGATAACAGGCCCTATTTCGTTTGCAACATTGACAGTGTTTCTTTTGATGCGGCAAATTATATTAACAGCTATTACGATTATGGCGAGATGCTCCGGTCGGGACGGAAGTTTCAAAAGCTTTTCATTGATCCTAACAATAGCCTCAGCATTTTCAAAAAGGCCGAGAACCGGGGGATACTCCGTTTTACCGATACAAAGGTACATGAAATTGAAATCACTGTAACCGACACCTACGGAAACCAGTCAGAGCTTACGTTCTACCTGCGGCCTGTACATCATATACCTGAAGAGATTCAGGCAGACACCACAGTTGCCGGTCATTTTAATTACGACAGCCTTAACGTATTTGAAAACGGGCAGGTACGTGTATCTATTCCTAAGAACTCCCTGTTTGATGATATCGATTTTCAGTATAAAGAAACTCAGAATGACAGTTTTCGTTATTCACCTGTGCACAGCATTCACAACAGGTATACTCCTTTATTATCCTCTTATATTCTGTCGATTAAGGCTGCTGAGTTGCCTGAAACGCTAAGACATAAGGCATACCTGGCATTACGGGGTTCAAAGGGTTCATGGATATGCCAGGGCGGGGAATACAAGAACGGGTATGTTACAGGCAGGGTCAGAACTTTCGGTGATTACATTATAGCCATTGATACGGTTGCACCGGTTATCAGGCCGGTTAGCTTTAAGCCACAGGCAAAATATAAACCCGATGATGTGATTTCCTTTGTAATTGCCGATACACTTTCAGGTATACAGAAATATTCGGGCTATATCGACAAAAGCTGGTGCCTCTTTGAATATGATGCAAAAAATGACCTGCTGAGCTACAAGATGGATAAAAGCCGGTTAACACGGGACAGGTTGCATCATCTTGAAATTATTGTAACGGATAACAAGGGAAATACAGCTAAATATAACGGTAGTTTCTACTTTTAA
- a CDS encoding cell division protein ZapA, whose amino-acid sequence MDDKLSIKVNVADRYYPLKIERKDEEKIRKAARLINDKVLQYKQRYLDKDVQDFLAMAALQFVTRVIEMEDKMDVSPLEQQLQELNDELESYLRESK is encoded by the coding sequence ATGGATGATAAACTGTCAATAAAAGTAAATGTTGCCGACCGGTATTATCCACTAAAAATAGAGAGAAAGGATGAGGAAAAGATCAGAAAGGCTGCCAGGTTAATAAATGATAAAGTGCTGCAATATAAGCAGCGTTATCTGGACAAGGATGTCCAGGATTTTTTGGCAATGGCAGCTCTGCAGTTTGTAACACGGGTAATTGAGATGGAAGATAAAATGGATGTCTCACCCCTGGAGCAACAACTGCAGGAACTGAATGATGAATTGGAGTCTTATTTAAGAGAGAGTAAATAA
- the rny gene encoding ribonuclease Y, with product MILLDTLNLLSLVIGLAFFIVGGGLSYFLWNFALKKKKESILKEAELEGEAQKRDKMLQAKEKFLQLKSEHERYINEKNSKINAIENRLNQKEMQLSQKIEEQQRMKNELESVRENMNVQLGLFEKRSEELEKLHRQQVEQLETISGLSAEDAKNQLTESLREEAKVQAISYVNEIMAEAKMTATREAKKIVVETIQRVASETAIENSVTVFNIESDEIKGRIIGREGRNIRALEAATGVEIIVDDTPEAIILSAFDPVRREIARLALHLLVTDGRIHPARIEEIVEKVRKQVEEEIVEVGKRTTIDLGIHGLHPDLIRLVGKMKYRSSYGQNLLQHSREVANLCAIMASELGLNAKLAKRAGLLHDIGKVPDDEPELPHAVFGMKLAEKYKEKPEICNAIGSHHDEVEMSTLIAPIVQVCDAISGARPGARREVVESYIKRLKDLESLALSYPGVMKTYAIQAGRELRVIVGSEKVSDKEADSLSYEIAKKIQDEMTYPGQIKITVIRETRAVSYAK from the coding sequence ATGATCCTATTAGATACACTAAATTTATTAAGTCTGGTAATCGGCCTTGCCTTCTTTATTGTGGGCGGCGGATTATCGTATTTCCTTTGGAATTTCGCGCTGAAAAAGAAGAAGGAAAGTATTCTGAAAGAAGCTGAGCTTGAAGGTGAAGCTCAGAAAAGAGACAAGATGCTGCAGGCAAAAGAAAAATTCCTGCAACTCAAAAGCGAGCATGAACGCTATATTAATGAAAAGAACAGCAAGATCAACGCCATTGAGAACAGGCTGAATCAAAAGGAAATGCAGCTCTCACAGAAAATCGAAGAGCAGCAGCGTATGAAAAACGAACTGGAATCGGTGCGTGAGAATATGAATGTTCAGCTGGGTTTGTTTGAAAAGCGTTCAGAAGAACTTGAAAAGCTGCACAGGCAGCAGGTTGAACAACTTGAAACCATTTCAGGGCTATCCGCTGAAGATGCCAAGAACCAGCTTACTGAATCGTTGCGTGAAGAAGCAAAAGTTCAGGCTATCTCCTATGTGAATGAAATAATGGCTGAAGCCAAAATGACAGCGACCCGTGAAGCCAAAAAGATTGTTGTTGAAACGATACAGCGGGTTGCTTCGGAAACTGCTATTGAAAATTCAGTTACTGTTTTCAATATTGAAAGTGATGAAATAAAGGGTCGGATAATAGGTCGCGAAGGCCGAAATATCCGCGCACTTGAAGCTGCCACCGGTGTTGAAATTATTGTGGATGATACTCCTGAGGCCATCATTCTTTCAGCCTTTGACCCTGTAAGACGTGAAATTGCACGTCTGGCGCTTCATCTTCTTGTAACCGACGGAAGAATACATCCCGCCCGCATTGAGGAAATTGTTGAAAAAGTCAGAAAGCAGGTTGAAGAAGAAATTGTTGAAGTCGGAAAGCGAACAACAATCGATCTTGGAATTCACGGACTGCACCCCGATCTTATCCGCCTTGTCGGAAAAATGAAATACAGGTCGTCATACGGTCAGAATCTTTTGCAGCACTCAAGGGAAGTTGCAAACCTTTGCGCAATTATGGCCAGTGAACTTGGGTTAAACGCTAAACTTGCCAAGCGGGCAGGCCTTTTGCATGACATCGGCAAGGTTCCTGATGATGAGCCCGAATTGCCCCATGCCGTTTTTGGTATGAAGCTGGCTGAAAAATATAAAGAAAAGCCTGAGATTTGCAATGCAATCGGTTCACATCATGACGAAGTGGAAATGTCTACGCTGATTGCTCCTATTGTGCAGGTTTGTGATGCCATTTCAGGTGCCCGTCCCGGTGCCCGTCGTGAAGTGGTTGAATCCTATATCAAAAGACTTAAGGACCTGGAATCTCTCGCTCTTTCTTATCCCGGAGTAATGAAGACTTACGCCATACAGGCCGGCAGAGAACTCAGGGTTATTGTAGGCAGCGAAAAGGTTTCGGATAAGGAAGCTGATAGCCTGTCATATGAGATTGCAAAGAAGATACAGGATGAAATGACGTATCCAGGTCAGATAAAAATTACAGTAATAAGGGAAACAAGAGCGGTTTCCTACGCGAAGTAA
- a CDS encoding transglutaminase-like domain-containing protein, translating to MDKREILAMISLLDDNDHEVINTVTGTLLRQGAEVIPELEKAWEGTLNEKTQARLENLIQEIQFNRVKTDLGRWLKTGAEYVLEGAFYVARFQFPDITMSKMNGMIESIRKDVWLEINNNLTALEKVKILNYVIFDLHKFARNNADFYSPQNSYINQVFETRKGNPISLAIIYLSVAHKLSLPIYGVNLPKNFILAYKDEYRQHDAADESEDILFYINPYNKGAVLGRREIDYFISQQQIKSHPSFYIPCSNVDIIVRLINNLILSFEKLGYAQKIAKMKELLEILEVKE from the coding sequence ATGGATAAGAGAGAGATATTGGCAATGATTTCCTTACTTGACGATAATGATCATGAGGTTATCAATACCGTTACTGGAACGTTATTACGACAGGGGGCTGAAGTGATCCCCGAATTAGAAAAGGCCTGGGAAGGCACATTAAATGAAAAAACACAGGCACGGCTTGAAAATCTGATACAGGAAATACAATTCAACAGGGTAAAAACAGATCTTGGACGTTGGCTTAAAACAGGTGCCGAATATGTTCTTGAAGGTGCTTTTTATGTAGCACGTTTTCAATTCCCGGATATCACCATGAGCAAAATGAACGGTATGATTGAGAGTATCCGGAAGGATGTTTGGCTTGAGATCAATAACAACCTGACTGCCCTTGAAAAAGTCAAGATACTGAATTATGTTATTTTTGACCTTCATAAATTCGCTCGCAACAACGCTGATTTTTATTCACCGCAGAATTCCTATATAAACCAGGTTTTTGAAACCAGGAAGGGTAATCCCATTTCACTGGCTATCATTTATCTTTCGGTTGCCCATAAGCTGAGCTTACCCATTTACGGAGTAAATCTTCCGAAAAATTTCATACTTGCCTATAAGGATGAATACAGGCAGCATGATGCAGCCGATGAATCGGAAGATATCCTTTTTTATATCAATCCTTATAACAAGGGTGCAGTTCTCGGTCGCCGGGAAATCGACTATTTCATAAGCCAGCAGCAAATCAAATCTCATCCTTCATTTTATATCCCCTGCTCAAATGTGGACATTATTGTAAGGTTAATCAATAACCTTATTCTGTCGTTTGAAAAGCTGGGTTATGCGCAGAAGATCGCGAAGATGAAGGAATTGCTGGAAATTCTGGAAGTGAAGGAATAA
- a CDS encoding DUF4293 domain-containing protein — MIQRVQSIYLLLVTILMSFILIKPYAGITLVDGQSLLLKAHVITIQSGENVISTYKTTIPVIFLVLVSGFLSFFTIFLYHKRILQIRLTLLNMVFIVILTCSMLAYYFTVKSNFTDETSTLRLGMAFPVLALIFCTMAIRGIRHDELLVKSYDRIR; from the coding sequence ATGATCCAACGCGTTCAATCAATCTACCTGCTTCTTGTTACCATCTTAATGAGCTTTATTCTTATAAAGCCTTATGCCGGTATTACCCTGGTCGACGGACAGTCATTGCTGCTTAAAGCACACGTTATAACCATCCAGTCAGGCGAAAATGTGATTTCCACTTATAAAACAACTATTCCGGTGATTTTCCTCGTGTTGGTATCGGGATTTTTAAGTTTTTTCACGATATTTCTTTATCACAAGCGCATTTTGCAAATCAGGCTCACGTTACTGAATATGGTGTTTATTGTGATACTGACCTGCTCGATGCTGGCTTACTATTTTACGGTTAAGAGCAATTTTACCGATGAAACATCAACGCTCAGGCTTGGCATGGCCTTTCCTGTACTTGCACTGATATTTTGCACCATGGCCATTCGCGGTATAAGGCACGATGAGCTGCTTGTGAAATCGTATGACAGGATCAGATAA